CACGCTTTTGTTTGGCCGCACCAGGGCGACGGCGGTGATAAAGCCGCACAATTCGTCAACCGCCAGGATGGTTTTTTCCATCGGCGTTTCGGGTGTGACGCCGGTGTAATCCGCATGCGCCAGAATCGCGCGCGCGATTTCTTCCGGCTCGTCCATTTCGCGCAGCAGCTTCACGGTCTGATAGGGATGCTCCTCTTTGCTCGGATGCCTCTCGTAATCCATGTCGTGCAAAAGGCCGACGATGGCCCACTTTTCTTCATCTTCGCCGAATTTGCGGGCGTAAAAACGCATCGCGGCCTCGACCGCCAGCATGTGTTTGCGCAGGCTCTCGCTCTGCGTCCATTCGCACATTAAAGTATAGGCTTGCTCGCGGGTCATCATGTTTTCCTCATCACGATTTTTCGTTCTCATGCTTGCTTTTAAGTTGTAGCGGTAGAGGCCGCTTTACGGGCGTGTACGGCGTTACTCAATCTTCACCGCCGTGCCGCAGGCCGTCACCATCAGCATGCCACTGCTAGCGCCGAGCACTTCGTAATCAATGTCTACGCCAACGACGGCATTGGCGCCGAGCTGTGTCGCCATGGCTTCCATTTCATCCATGGCGATTTGCCGCGCCTGGCTCAATTCTTTTTCATAGGCGCCGGAGCGGCCGCCGACGATGTCGCGAATGCCGGCAAAAAGATCGCGAAAGATATTCGCGCCCATAATCGCCTCGCCGGTGACAATGCCGAAGTATTGCACGATGCGCTTGCCTTCAACGCTTGGGGTGGTGGTGGTAATCATGTTCGGTTCTCCCTGTTTTTTCAATGAACCTCTTCACTTTTTGAATCAATGACGGCGGCATGGGTCATTTCAGCGCCTCGGTAAGCCGCGGCCTGGATATAAGCTGATGGCAAAAACTGCTCCGGCGAATCGCCAAAGGCCAGCAAGCCGGCGACCGAGGGGCGAAGAACATTTTGCTCGTCGCGGCTGATGATTCGCTTGTTTTCAAAAACGAAGCTTTGTTCGCGCTGCTGAAAGAGGCGCGCCAATTCCTGCGGGGTAAGATCGACTTTGGTCACGCCTGGGCGTTGAAAATAACGCCCGCCGCTCGTTTAACAAATAATCGTCTGCTCCCGATCCGAACCGACGGAAATAATTCGAATTGGCGTTGCCGTGATCTGTTCAATGGCCTTCAAGTATTCCTGCGCCTGCCGCGGCAGATCGTCGAACCGGCGGGCGTTGGCGGTCGAGCACTGCCAGCCGGCAAAAGTTTCATACACCGGCTCGCAATTTTCCAAAATGTGAATCTCAGCCGGAAAGGTTTTGAGTTCCTTGCTGCGATAACGATAGCCGACGCAGAGCTTGATTTCGTCGAAGGTGTCGAGCACATCCAATTTCGTGAGCGCCCAGGCGTCGACGCCGTTGATTTGCGCGGCATAATTGGCGACGACGGCGTCAAACCAGCCGCAACGGCGCGGCCGGCCGGTGGTGGCGCCGTATTCATGGCCCAACTCGCGAAGCTGTTCGCCAAGGCCGCCTTGAATTTCCGTTGGAAACGGGCCCATACCAACGCGCGTGGTGTAGGCTTTAATCACGCCGAGAACGTGATTGATTTTGGTCGGGCCGATACCCAGGCCGGTGCAGGCGCCGCCGCTGGTCGGATTGGAGGAGGTGACGAACGGATAGGTGCCGAAATCCACGTCGAGCAGCGCGCCCTGCGCACCTTCGCAAAGAATGTGTTTGCCGGCGGCGATGGCTTGTTGCAAATAGTGCGAAACGTCGGTGACATACGGATCAATTTGCTCGTCGAACCGGCGATATTCCTGCAAGATCGCGTCGGCCTCGAGCGGCGCTTTGGCATAAACGGCGCTGAGAATGGCATTTTTCTCGGAGAGATTTTGGCGGATTTTTTCTTTTAAAGTCTCCGCCTCGAGCAAATCAACGATGCGGATTCCCATGCGATGCGCTTTATCGACGTAAGCCGGCCCGATGCCGCGTCCGGTGGTGCCGATCTTTTTCTGCGCCTCGGTCTCTTCCTTGCTCTGGTCGAGCAGTTTGTGATAAGGCATGACGAGATGGGCGCGGTGGCTGATCAGCAGCCTGCCGCGAACTGGTATCCCCTTTTTCACGAGCAGGTCGATCTCGTGCAACAGCGCCGCCGGATCGATCACCACGCCGTTGCCGATCACACAGGTGGTGTTGGGCTGCAAAATGCCGGAGGGGATCAAATGCAACACAAATTTTTCGCCGCCGATGACGACGGTGTGTCCGGCGTTGGCGCCGCCCTGATAGCGCGCCACCACATCGGCCTTTTCGCTGAGCAAATCGACGATTTTGCCCTTCCCTTCGTCGCCCCACTGCGCGCCGACAATAATTTGAACGGACATGAGGATCGCCAGAAATTTAATCTATCAGGATTTTTCGAATCCGGCGGCTCAAAAATTTTTCGGATTCCAAAAATAAAAAACTCCGCCATCTCCGCTTTTTTCGTTATGCTTTCGGAAAAACCAGGATGCCGGAGTCAACCGTTGTCAAGAAAAATCATGTAACCCGTTGCGCTATTTTTGGAAACTGGCAACGGCCTCTTCCACGGAACCGTGCGCATCAAAAACCGTCAAAAGTTTGGTCATCAAAAGCAAGCTTCGAATGCGTTCGGTGGCGCCGGAAAGCTTCAAATCGCCACCATTGTTGCGCATCGTGGTGAGGCCACTGATGAGAATGCCCAGACCGGAGCTGTTCATCCAGTTGACATTGGCGAGATCGGCGATGACTTTCATCCTGCCTTTGTCGAGCATTTCGTGCAGTTTATCGTTCAGCAGGCTGGCATCAGGCCCGCCCATGATTTTACCGGCCAATTCCAAGACAACCACATCGCCTATCTCTTTTTCAGTGATAGTCATTTTGCATCTCCCTCGTGAGGTTGAGATTCATGGACGCGCATTGAAAAGGCCGGCCAGGCATTTTCATGCGACTTTGACGCCGCGGCGAATTTTTTGGACTTCGGCTTTTTTGTGCCATTCGACCACGATCGGCGACGCAATGTAAACCGTCGAATAGACACCCGCAATGACGCCGACCGTCATGGCGAAGGCGAAATTGTAAATCACGTCGCCGCCGAAGAACAGCAAAATGAGGACGACGGTAAAAACGGTCAACGAGGTAATGATCGTTCGCCCCAACGTTTGATTGACGCTCAGATTGATGAGCTGCTCGATGGTCGCATCGCGATGAATGCGGCGATTTTCACGGATCCGATCCATCACGACGATCGTGTCATTCAGCGAGAAACCGACGATGGTGAGAAAAGCGGCGACGACGGTCAGGTTGACTTCCATGTCCAGCAACGAAAAGAAACTCAGGGTGATCAGCACGTCGTGAAACAAAGCGATCACCGCGCCGACCGCGAAAATAAATTCAAAACGGAAGCTCACGTAAACGAGAATCAGCGCCAGCGAAATCAACGTCGCCCAGATGGCGGCGGTGCGCAATTCCTTGCCGATTTTGGGGCCGACACTTTCGACCAAACGTTCTTCGGGCGGATTGTGCGCAAATGCCTGGCGCAAGGCATTCATCACGGCATCGGAAATCGCCGTGCCTTCTTCCTGTTTCTCCGCGCGCAGAAGAATTTCATTGGCAGCGCCGAAGGTTTTAATCTCGATGTCGCCATAGCCGGCGTCGGCCAGGGCCTGGCGAACATCGCCGATGTTGGGCGCCTGCGGAAAATGCACTTGAATCACGGTGCCGCCGAGAAAATCGACACCATACTTCGGGCCGCCTTTAATGATCATCGAGACCAGGCCGGCCAAGATGATGATCGCCGAAACGGCAATGGCTTTCCAG
This genomic window from candidate division KSB1 bacterium contains:
- a CDS encoding HDIG domain-containing protein, with amino-acid sequence MMTREQAYTLMCEWTQSESLRKHMLAVEAAMRFYARKFGEDEEKWAIVGLLHDMDYERHPSKEEHPYQTVKLLREMDEPEEIARAILAHADYTGVTPETPMEKTILAVDELCGFITAVALVRPNKSVLEVEVSSVKKKMKDKAFARQVSREDITRGAELLGLPFDEHIANVLEAMKSAAKELGLAGNAA
- a CDS encoding heavy metal-binding domain-containing protein, giving the protein MITTTTPSVEGKRIVQYFGIVTGEAIMGANIFRDLFAGIRDIVGGRSGAYEKELSQARQIAMDEMEAMATQLGANAVVGVDIDYEVLGASSGMLMVTACGTAVKIE
- a CDS encoding adenylosuccinate synthase, with translation MSVQIIVGAQWGDEGKGKIVDLLSEKADVVARYQGGANAGHTVVIGGEKFVLHLIPSGILQPNTTCVIGNGVVIDPAALLHEIDLLVKKGIPVRGRLLISHRAHLVMPYHKLLDQSKEETEAQKKIGTTGRGIGPAYVDKAHRMGIRIVDLLEAETLKEKIRQNLSEKNAILSAVYAKAPLEADAILQEYRRFDEQIDPYVTDVSHYLQQAIAAGKHILCEGAQGALLDVDFGTYPFVTSSNPTSGGACTGLGIGPTKINHVLGVIKAYTTRVGMGPFPTEIQGGLGEQLRELGHEYGATTGRPRRCGWFDAVVANYAAQINGVDAWALTKLDVLDTFDEIKLCVGYRYRSKELKTFPAEIHILENCEPVYETFAGWQCSTANARRFDDLPRQAQEYLKAIEQITATPIRIISVGSDREQTIIC
- a CDS encoding STAS domain-containing protein, which translates into the protein MTITEKEIGDVVVLELAGKIMGGPDASLLNDKLHEMLDKGRMKVIADLANVNWMNSSGLGILISGLTTMRNNGGDLKLSGATERIRSLLLMTKLLTVFDAHGSVEEAVASFQK
- the secF gene encoding protein translocase subunit SecF, with translation MMQFFGETRIDFIRQRWKAIAVSAIIILAGLVSMIIKGGPKYGVDFLGGTVIQVHFPQAPNIGDVRQALADAGYGDIEIKTFGAANEILLRAEKQEEGTAISDAVMNALRQAFAHNPPEERLVESVGPKIGKELRTAAIWATLISLALILVYVSFRFEFIFAVGAVIALFHDVLITLSFFSLLDMEVNLTVVAAFLTIVGFSLNDTIVVMDRIRENRRIHRDATIEQLINLSVNQTLGRTIITSLTVFTVVLILLFFGGDVIYNFAFAMTVGVIAGVYSTVYIASPIVVEWHKKAEVQKIRRGVKVA